AAGGTTAGGCAGTAACCTTGAAGTCACCATCCGCTTTAGAGCGCACCTGAGCCAAGAATTATTGTCAGCCCAGTAGCGTGTATGGGCCAATTGGCTTAATGCTTTAGCACAAGATTTTTTTGAACCCGAGATAACGTATAGAAGGTAGCAATCATTGCAAACACGCTGATTAATACGGTCAAGCCGCTTTCAGTGAGACCTGCTATTACGAATGAAACCAGGGCAATACCACCATTAGTTAATGCGTAGGGAAGCTGTGTTCTGACATGGTCGATGTGATCACAACCAGCGCCCGTTGATGCCAAAATGGTCGAGTCAGAAATGGGCGAACAGTGATCTCCAAAGATACCTCCTGACAAGACGGCAGCAATACTTATGATAATGGGTGCTTCTAAACCAGCTGCCATAGGAATCGCCAAGGGAAGCATAATAGCGAAGGTACCCCAAGAGCTTCCGGTAGCGAAGGACATGCCTGCGGCCGAGAGAAAGATAACAGCAGGAACAATAAAGGACGGGACGTTGCCTTCCATAAGATCAACGATATAGTTGGCGGTTCCCATCTCTTTGAGTAGCGATCCTAGTGCCCATGCAAGCACTAGAATGAGTACTACACTGACCATTTTCTGCATACCTGAAATATAGATATCAAAAATATCGCCAAGACGTTTTACTTTGAAATAAATCATCAAACTCATAAGCACTACAGCGGCAAAAAAATAGGCCGTGCTCAGCGCGACTCTAAAGTCACTGCCAGGGACTGACTCGAAAGGAAACCCAGCCGCCACCAAAAGGCTAAATAGAGTAACGAACAGTACACTGAGAGGAAGCCAGATAAGAGATGGGTGGCTTTCTACACCGGTACTATTAAGCTGAGCATCAACTTTACGTAAGGGGGTTGAACCGGGCCAATATAGTTGGCCTGTTTCTCTAACGCGCTGATCCGCCTGTCTCATGGCACCGAAATCAATACGCGCGAGAGCAACCGTCGGAACGGCTAGTACCGTCAAAATTGCATAGAACTGGAAGGGTATCGTTTGCACAAATGCTGTAAATTCAGAGGCATTAATCCCGAGATGATTAAACTCTTCCCGAATGAGCCCCATAACGTAAACTCCCCAGCCAATAAAGGGAATCAAGATGGCGACTGGGGAGGAAGTAGAGTCCAGAATCCAGGCCAGTTTTTCTCGTGAGACTTTGACTTTATCAAATATTTTTTCGAAAACAGGGCCCACAATTAAAGGTGTACCCATATCTGAGAAGAATATTATTAAGCCCCCCATCCACGCTGAGATCTGAGTTTTTGCCTTGGTATTAATATAGTGAATAGTCCGGCTAGCAAGAGCTGCACCGCCACCCGAATGCTCGACTAGTGAAACGAATCCTCCGATGAAAAATAACAGGACAATAACAGCAGCATTGTAGCTATCGGTAAGCTGAGGCGTTACGTAATCACGAATGGTGCTTGTTGTGGCAGCAATCGGGTTTCCACCAGAGAGCATCATTAATCCCGCAAAGATGCCTACAGAAAGGGAGACGATGACATTTCTAAACAGGACGGCTAGCACAATGGACAGTATTGGAGGAATGAGAGAAATAAACCCCATATTTTCCATATTATTCTTCTCCTAATGGATTGAAAGCATATCGCGTAAGCAACGAGTGACATTAGCTCAGAGGATCAATGTATTGTGGCGATGAGTGCGTGAACATACGCAATATGAGAGCTGTAAAGCTCACGAGATTAGCGCCGAACTCAAGCTGCTATACAGCAGCAAAAAAAATAGAGTAGAAAGGGTTTCCTCCCAGGTCTCATCAGTGCTTTTCCGCTAAAATTTTGTGCGCAATATCCATTATTAAACAAACAAAATCAACCCTTTATTTAAAACCAACAACTCCCTAAAGCAATGTTTTAAACGTATACAAGTACATCAATAAAAAATGCCAAGGCAGTGCCTTGGCATTTCGGTTTGCTCTTAACAGCGCTCTTCCTACCTCAACTGAAACGGATAAACCGAGCCAATTTGCAGCAGCTGTGTCAGTTCATCCAATGCCGTGAGCGACTCTTCTGCAAGCTGCGGGTCGGCAAGATCATCGGGCGCTAGTCGGTCACGGTAATGACGGTTGACCCAAGCGGTTAGATCGCCGTACAGCGCATCGGTCAGCAGCACGCGGCCGGTGAGCGCTGCGCACTCGGCATCCGTCAACACTACGCGTAAACGCAGGCAGGCGGGTCCACCGCCGTTGCGCATGCTTTGCTTGACGTCTTTCACGATCACGTCACTGATCGGGTTATTGCCCGCCAGCAGGTAACCTTGCAGCGTGCGCCAGACCGCTTCTCGCTCCTGGCATTCACTGGGTACGACCAGCGTCATCGTGCCGTCTGGATTAGACAGCAGCTGTGAGTTGAACAGATAGGAAGCGACCGCATCTTCCATGCTGACGGCGTCGAGAGGCACGCGTATGGGAATCAAGGGCGTCGACATTTTGGCGCGCAGCTCATCTAGCGTCCCCTCTTCATCCAAAAACGCCATTTCGTGATACAGCAGTACAGGGCCATTGCCAACAGCAATCACGTCATTGTGGAAAACGCCTGCGTCGATGGCGTCCGGGTGCTGCTGAGCAAACACCGTTTGAGCTTCCGTCAGGCCGTGCTGGCGAGCCACCGCTTGGCTAGCTTCTAACGTCTGTCTTGCCGGAAAACGTGCTGGCTGGCGCTCGCCACCAAACGACTGGCGGCCATAGACAAACAGATGCACGCCTGGCTCGCCATGCTCGCCGCAAAGGCGCGTATGGTTGGCCGCGCCTTCATCGGAAAAATCAGGCGTGGCGGGCAACACCGGGTGATGGGCGAAATACTGCTCATCGTGAAAAATCGCCCGCAGTACACGGCCCGTCGTTTGTGGTTCGAGGTAACGATGAAAGCTGGACTGCAGATTCGCCGGAGTGAAATGTACTCGGCTGTCCCACGCATCCCGGCTGGGCGTAATAGTGCCCGCGTTAGCCGTCCACATGCTGGAAGCGGAGCAAACGGCGCGCAGCAAGTGCGGGGCCTCGGTGGCGGCGCGAGCCAACACTTCACGGTGGCTACCCTTGAAGCCTAAATCGCGCAGAGCGCCGATATCAGGCCGCTGCTGAGGTGGCAATACGCCCTGAGCGTAGCCTGCATCCATCAGCGACTTCATTTTCAGCAGGCCCTGCAGCGCGCCCTCTTTGGGGTTCGACACCAAGCCGCCATGGCTCATCGAGGCAACGTTACCTACCGCAAGCCCGGAGTAATTGTGGGTAGGGCCAACCAAACCATCGAAATTGACTTCTCTGACATTGCTGATGGCAGCGGTGCTCATAGAATGACTCCCGGCGGCAGAGTGTCAGGCATCTCCAAGGTGTCGGCTTCCATGGACGCGACGGGGTAGGCGCAGTAGTCCGCCGCATAGTAAGCGCTGGGGCGATGATTGCCGCTGTCGCCCACGCCGCCAAAGGGCGCGTCGCCGGAAGCGCCGGTCGTTTGACGATTCCAGTTAACAATTCCGGCACGGATACGCAGCAAAAAGTCGTCCCAATCGGCTTTATCACCGCCAATCAGCCCGGCAGAGAGCCCGTAGCGGGTATTGTTAGCAAGCTCAAGCGCCTCATCCCAATCGTTGTAACGATGGATCTTGAGTAGCGGCCCAAAATGCTCCTCATCAGGAACGTCCAGGCCCGTCACGTCGATAAGCGCAGGGCTCAGCAAACTGGTGCCCTCCTGAAGCCGCTGCATACGATTGATGACCGTGCCGCCCAGTGCTTCCAGCGCGTCCTGAGCTTTTAGCAGGCCGTCCGCGGCAGCCACGCTAACCAAACCGGCGTAAAATGGCGCAGGATTTTCGTCAAACTGGCCCGCCACATGTAACTTGGTAATCGCCTCTGAAAGCGCGTCGATTAAGCGGTCGCCAACGTCACCAAAGGGCACCATCAATCGACGAGCACACGTACAGCGCTGGCCACCGGAAAGATACGCCGACTGTAGAATAGCCAACACGGCGGCGCGCTGATCGGGCACATCCTTGACCACCAAGGGATTATTACCGCCTAGCTCCAACGCGAGAATCTTATCCAACTGCCCGGCGAACTGCTTGTGCAGCATGCCGCCAACGTTGGCACTGCCGGTAAACAGCAAGCCATCAATACCGGGATGCGCAGCAAGCGACTGGCCGACCGCCACGCCACCCTGCACTAAGTTAATAACGCCGGCAGGCAGCCCGGCTTCTAGCCAGCACTGCAGCGTGAGATCAGCCGTTAACGGGGTTTGGTCACTGGGTTTAAAAACGATGCAGTTACCTGCCAGCAGCGCGGGCACCATGTGGCCGTTAGGTAAGTGGCCGGGAAAGTTATAAGGGCCAAATACCGCCATGACACCGTGGGGGCGATGGCGCAGAACGGCTTTAGCGCTACCCACCGCTTTTTCACGCTCGCCGGTACGTTCATGGTATGCGCTGATCGACAGGGCAATCTTACCCACCATCGCTCCTGCCTCGGTGCGCGCCTCCCAGAGCGGCTTGCCGGTTTCAGAGGCAATCGCCAGGGCGAGGTCTTCACCACGCGTTTTTAGAATCTCGGCAAACCGCTCGACCAGTGCCTGACGCTCAGTAACCGGCGTACGCGCCCAGCTAGGAAACGCTCCCCGTGCGGCGTTAATCGCGGCGCCAACCTGCTCACTAGAAGCTGATGCACCCTGCCACAGCTGCTTAGCCGAGATAGGATCATGTTTGGCGAACGTGTCTGCTTCGCCTGCTACCCAGGCGCCGTTGATCAATTGCTGCTGTTGAGCGTGCATCGTTCTCTCCTAACGTTGCCAAACTTATACCGTGCTTATTTTTACAGGATTTAGGTTTCCAGTAAGCGAACGAAGTCACCGGTGGTGACGTCCAGCCGGCTTGCTTCCTGCTCACTAAGCACGATGGTGTTGTCATGCGCCGGTGCACGGCCTATCCAACTGGCCGTAAAGTTGCGCATTTGGATAGTAGCCGCCAGCCAGCGGCTAACGCTCTCTTGCGGGGCGCTGGGCGAAACCTCTACCTGACACAGCCGCGAGTTGCGAATCGCGCCCACGTCGTCGATATACGCCTCAACCGTCGGGCCGCCATCGAAAATGTCGATATAGCCTTCCCAGCGCAGCCCCTCTTTGTTGAGCATTTCTAGCGCAGGCCGGGTATGGCGATGCACCTGGCCAATGCAGGCGCGCGCCTCTTCGGCCATGAACGTTGTGTAAATAGGAAATCGCGGCATCAGCTCGCCGATAAAGCTCTTCTGGCCCAAACCGGTTAAGCGGTCAGCTTCACTGAAGTCCATAGGGAAAAAGTGCTTACCAAGGCTCTCCCAGAAAGGGCTGGTATTGTTCTCATCGAACACGCCGCGCATTTCCGCCAGCACCTTCTGCGGGAAGCGGTCACGAAATTGAGCGATAAACAGCCACCGAGCCTTGGAAAGCAGCGCGCCATTGCGTAAGTGACAATTCGCTTCGCCACGATACTCCGGGCGCAGAAACAGCGAGCAAACTTCGGCATCACCGGTGTGGTCGGAGCTTAAAAACAGCGTATCGATCGTGCGGTGCAAATCGAGCTGGATGGATGAGTGTGCCAGCGTACCCAGGCGATAGTTATAAAACGGCACTTCACGACCCACCTGGCCCTCAATCGCGCAGCAGCCGGCAAGTTCGCCATTTTCTTCATCTTCTAATACAAAGAAGTAGAGCCGATCGTCTACCGGTGTGCGTTCTTCAAATGCGCTGGCGGCGGCTTCAATTTTACCGGCGAGGAATTCACGATTATCCGGCAACGAGGTAAAGCCAACGCCTGCCTGCTGCGCAAGCGCCTGAAGCCCATCCAAATCTTCACGGGCAATGGGTCGAATGCGCATTACATTTCTCCTTCATCAAGCGCGTCTACCGCGGTGGGTAATGTCAACGGCGCGGCAAGCACCGCTCGCCCTTCGGTGACACCCAGCCGTTTGGCGTGCTCAGGAGACAGCATTAGCTGACCCGTCGGCGAGAGCGCATAGCGCGACACAATGCAGCGGAACTCACCGAGTTTTTGATTGGCGACCATCGCAGGCTCAGCATCGGGCAGCGCATGTTCAGGGCGAATGCGTACCGGATGCCAGGCGGCGCTGCGAAAGGTTTCAAGCCGTTCGCGCTCTGCTTTGACAATCGGCCCGGCGTCGAAAATGTCCACGTGACGAGAACGCACGAAGCCTTCCGCCAACATCTCCTGCAGCGCTTCTTCGTGAGCCGGGTGTTCGCGACCAATCGCGGCCCGCGCTTGGGGCGTAAGCAGCGGTAAATAAAGTGGAAATTGGGGCATCACCTCAGCAATAAAGCTTTTCGAGCGCACGCCCGCAATATGATTAATATCCTGAAAACTGCGCGCAAAAAAATGCCGCCCAACGCTCTCCCAAAACGGCGATTCGCTGTGGGTATCTAAATAGCCAGGAAAAGCCACCGCGAGAATGCGCGAGAAACGCTCCGGATACTGAGCAATAAACATCAACCGCGCGCGGCGTAGAAGGCTTTCTGCACTGGTGCCCTTGTAACGTGGGTTAAGCGAAAAAGCACACAGCAGCGTGGCATCTGATACTTCATGGGAGAGCGCTAATGTCTGCACTTCACGGCGTACATTGAGCTGCTGAGAGGCGTGAATCAGCGTTTCCTGACGATAAGTGTAATAGGCTTCACTGGCGCCAGCCTGGGCACGAATAGTGGCCGTGCCCAGCACCTCATCGCGGCTATCGTCCGCTAACACAAAGGTATAATGCTCGTTTTCAGGAAACTCAGCGTCACCACTAAACGCATCTAAAGAGCGCGCAATGCGCTCTTCAAGACGTTCGCGGTTAGCAGGCAGGTTGGTTAGCTTAGGCACGGCGTGCTCAGCTAACTGCTCCAACGCGTTGAGATCCGTCGCCTTAACGGGTCGTACTACCAGCATTCTCGACGCCCCCTCGGTTAACGCGGCACGTGGCTCACTCATGCTGTCGTAACAAGCCGCTCAATGGCCCGCTCTAGGCGCGCCATACCTTCCGCAATATCCGCCTCAGGAATCACCAGCGAAGGCGCCATGCGCAGTACGTTCGGCCCAGCAATCAACGCCATTAAGCCTTCCTCGATGGCCAGCGGCAGAATATCTTTAGCGCGGCCCTCGAAAGCATCCGACATTTGAGCGCCGATCAATAGCCCCATACCACGAATTTCTTTAAACACGCCGTACTTGCGATTAATGGTTTCTAAATGCTCACGGAAAAGATCGTGGCGCGTTTGAACGCCTGCCAAAACGTCTGGGGTATCGATAAACTCGACGGCCGCCAAAGCAATGGCAGACCCCAGCGCATTGCCGCCGTAAGTTGAGCCATGGGTGCCAAAGGCTAATGACTTGGCGACGTTATCGGTTGCCAGCATCGCGCCTACCGGAAAACCACCGCCTAACGATTTAGCACTGGTGAGAATGTCCGGCGTCACGCCATAGCGCTCGTAGGCGTAAAGCGTCCCGCAGCGGCCAACGCCGGTTTGCACTTCATCAAAAATGAGCAGGGCATTGTACTGATCACACAGTTCACGCAGGCCTTCCAGAAACTCGGGGCTCGCCGGAATAATGCCGCCCTCGCCCTGCATGGGCTCGACCATCACCGCGCAGGTGTCGTCGCCCATTAGGGCACGAACGCTTTCTAGGTCATTAAATTCAGCGTGCAAAATGCCGCCAGGAATCGGCCCAAAGCCCTGGGAGTATTTAGGTTGACCACCAACGCTGACCGTAAAGAGAGTCCGGCCATGGAAAGACTGATTGAATGAAATGATTTTGTCTTTCTTTTCGCCGTGGTGATCCACCGCGTAGCGACGAGCCAGCTTCAGCGCGGCCTCGTTCGCCTCTCCTCCCGAAGAACAAAGGTAGACTTTGTCAGCAAAGGTGCGCTCTACCAGTTTTTTAGCAAGCTTAAGGGCAGGCTCATTGGTATAGATATTGGAGAGGTGCCAAAGCTTTTCACCCTGCTCTTTAAGCGCGTTAACCAGCACGGGATGACAGTGCCCTAGCGAGTTCACCGCAATGCCGCCTGCAAAATCGATATATTCACGCCCCTGCTGATCCCATAGTCGGCTACCCTCGCCACGCACCGGAATAATCTGCTGCGGTGCATAGTTAGGCGTCATGTAGTGATCAAAATCCTGCCGAGTTGGGATGGTGCTCATGGGGCAAACTCTCCAATAGAGTAATGGGGTAGAAACAGTATAAGGCGCTGACGAGGCTATCTGCTTTCAGCAATGTGACAGGGAATTATGAATAACCACGCTTGGCTTTATGCACGCTAAGTCAGGCGCTCCTCACGGGGCGTCATGCCGAAATGGTTTCGATAGGCGGTTGAGAAGTGTGCGCCGGAGGAAAATCCTGTGGCAAAGGCGATATCGCCAATCGCGCGGTCGCTTTCACGCAGCTGCTTGCGTGCCTCTTGCAAACGTAAATCCAAATAGTAACGACTGGGCACTGCCTGGAGATATTTCTTAAATAGCCGCTCTAACTGACGGCGAGAAATACCCAAATGCTCCGCTAGTTCAAGGGTCGAAAGCGGCTCCTCTATATTGGCTTCCATTAGCGTGACGGCATCGACCAAGCTTTGCGGGGCATGCCCCAAACGGCTGCGAAGCGGCACGTGCTGGCGCTCATCGGCTAAACGAATACGATCACAAACGAACTGCTCCGATACCTGCTCGGCCAGTCGCGCCCCGTGATGCTGGCCAATTAGCGTGAGCATCATATCCATTGCAGCGGTGCCGCCCGCACAGGTCAGCCGGTCGCGGTCAATTTCAAACAGCTGCTGGGAAAGCGTTACCTGTGGATACGCCTGGGCAAAAGCCTCAAAACGCTGCCATGGAAGCGTCGCTCGGTAGCCTTCTAGCAACCCACAGCGTGCTAACACTTCCGTACCACCTGCCAAGCCGCCTAACGATACGCCACGGCCTTGGTGGGCTCGCAGCCATTCGTTAAGCTTAGCGGGCAGCGTGTAGGGCAGCGGCGTCGGCGCACAGATCAATAGCAGGTCAATAGGCCCCTGTACCTCGCTTAACGCATGCTGAGCCAGCAGCGAAAGCTGAGCACCGCTGCGCACCGGCTGACTATCCATGCTTAAGGTGGAGGTGTGATAAAGCATCTGGCCACTCAGCTGATTGGCCATTTGCAGTGGCTCAATAGCGCTGGCATGGGCCAATAACGAGAAGCCCGGCAGCAGCAGAAATGCGACCCGCCTGCGGACCACATTAGGCTGCGCCGTTAGCGGGCTAGGCTGCATGATAAGTCACTGAGTTGCATGAAGAACCGCCATCAACTGGTTGGGGTAAAGTGACGCATCAATGCAAATTGCCGGGCACTGGGCCCGGCAATGAAAGCATCAAGTAAGCACGTCGTGGGGCCTAGGCTTACAGACTGACGACATCAAACTTAACTGCCGGGCTGACATCGGCATCGTAATCGACATCGTTTCGCTCAAACCCAAACAGCTTCAAGAATTCGTGCTTGTAACCGGCATAGTCGGTAATGTCGAACAGATTGTCGGTCGTCACTTCCGGCCAAAGATCCTGGCAAGCTTGCTGCACATCGTCACGCAGCTCCCAATCATCTAGTCGCAGGCGGCCGACCTCATCGGTGGCAAACTCGCCGCGCTGACCTTGCTCGGAATAAAGCTGCTCACCGAACAGTCGATTCAACTGGTCAATGGTGCCTTCATGCAGGCCCTGCTCTTTCATGATGCGATAGACCATCGCGATGTACAGTGGCATAACCGGAATCGCCGCGCTCGCCTGAGTGACTACCGATTTAAGCACCGCGACATTGGCACCGCCGCCGCTGACCTTCAGGTGGCTATCAATCGCCGTCGCGGCGCGATCCAGGTCTTCCTTGGCTTTACCAAGCGCACCGTGCCAGTAAATCGGCCAGGTGATTTCTGTGCCAATATAGCTAAACGCGACGCTGCGTGCGCCTTTCGCCAGCACGCCAGCTTTATCTAGCGCGCTCATCCACAGTTCCCAATCTTCGCCACCCATGACGGTAATGGTGTCGTCAATTTCTTGCTGGGTCGCCGGCTCAACTTCCGCTTCGATGATCGCATCTTTATTGGTGTCGATAGCCGTAGCGCGGTACGTTTCGCCAATTGGCTTAAGGCTGGAGCGTTTCAGCTCGCCGGTATCCGGCATTTTACGAACGGGCGATGCCAGCGAGTAAATCACCAGATCAATCTCGCCCATGTCTTGCTTAATCAACTCAATAGCTTTTTCCCGCGCTTCGTGGGAGAACGCATCGCCATTGATGGAATTGCTATACAGGCCTTCTTGTTTAGCGAACTTATCGAAGGCAGCGCTGTTGTACCAGCCCGCGGTGCCAGGCTTAACATCAGTCGCGGGCTTTTCAAAGAATACGCCAAGCGTGTCAGCACCGTACCCAAACGCTGCGGTAATTCGCGCGGCTAAACCATAGCCACTCGATGCACCAATCACGAGCACCTTTTTCGGGCCGGCGCTTTTATCTAAACCGCGGGCACGGGTAGCCTCGATCTGCTCAAGAACGTTTTTCTCACAGCCCACCGGGTGAGTAGTCGTACAAATAAAGCCGCGCACCTTGGGTTTAATAATCATATCGAACCTCGTTATCAGATTGGTTGGATTATCGACATCGCGATGTCGTGACTCAATGGGGCTATTCTAGCTGTCTCCGTGCGCGCTGTCCGCTCTTGCGCTATTGTCCGCGCTTGAGATCACCAGACTTTCGCGTCACGATAGCGGATAACGTCCCTATGCCAGCAACGACTCCCCAGACGAGGCCACCATGAATGCACAGCAGCTAGTAGACGAACGCGGCGATCTTTGGCTAGCGTTAGCGCCGCTGTGGCTTGATCGTGAGCCCAGCGAACGGGATTACGCGCATATGCTGGACGTCGTTCAACGCTACGAGATGTCGCTTAAGGAATTGGAGTGGATGTTTCGTTTGGAAATGGCGCCGGTCATGTCGCGCCATCAGCTTTCCATTGCTAGCGAATGGCGCCAATTTAACGACCGTAAGCTCATGCAGCAGTTGGTCAACCACAACCTGCGCCTGAAAGGCTGGCGGCGTAAAAGCTGGGCGCTGTTTTCAGGATTGACCACCATGATGGTGCGCCACCGCTTGAATGCGCTAATGAACCGCTTGGCCGTCGTACGAGGTGAACAGGTTTAACGCACCCATACCGCGACGCTACGGATAAGATTCATCTAAGGCTTTTTCCAACGCCAATCGCAATGGGCGACCGTGGTCACGCGGGCCAAAGCGAGCAATGACGTTCCCATCACGACCAATCAAGAACTTAGTGAAATTCCACTTAATCATTTGCGTGCCCAGTACGCCTGGCGCCTGATGCTTAAGCCACACAAACAGTGGATGAGCACGGCCGCCATTCACATGCACTTTCTCCAACAGCGGAAAATTGATCCCATACTGCTGCTCGCCAAATTGACAGAACGCCTGGGCATTCTCCGGGGATTGTCGCCCAAATTGATTGCATGGAAATCCCAGCACGGTAAAACCACGATCACGATAGCGCTGATAAAAGGTTTCCAACTCTTTTAGCTGTGGCGTGAAGCCACATTGGCTAGCCACGTTCACCACCAATAACACTTGGCCACGCAACGCCCGTAGATTGAACGGCTTACCTTGATGGGTATAACAGTCTTGGTCGTAAATCGTCATTAAATAGGCCCTACAAATACCTTAAACGGCATAGCCATTACCATGCCACGGCTATGCTTTTTACACCAGCGGCCCGGCAACCACTCTCAGCGCCAGCGCGATGAGCAGCACGCCGGTAATGCGATTAATCCAGTGGGCATTCTTTTGCAGCCAGGGCAGAATTCGTGAATGCGAAAGCACCACCGCGACAAGCACGTACCAGCCACCGTCAATCACCATCGCGGTCAGCACAATAATCCCTTTCGCCAACGCATTCATGTCTGGGGTAACAAACTGACTGAGCAGCGCCACAAAAAACAGGATCAGCTTAGGGTTTCCTAACGCAACCAGCACGCCCTCTTTAGCCGCCTGCCCCCGGCTAGTGGCCATGGCAGCGGGGTGCAAAGCGCCTGCATTGCCGGCGCGCAGCGCTTGAAACCCTAGCCAGGCTAGGTAAGCGGCGCCGCACCAGGTGATCAGTTGGAACAGCATCGGAAAACCGGCAATCAGCGCGCCTAGCCCCCATACCGTCAGCAGTGCGTAAAAGCCTACGCCAAGCGTATGAAAGATTGCCGCTATCACGCCAAACAAACGCCCGCCGCCTAACGTATGGCGTAGCACTAATGCCAAGCTTGGCCCTGGTGACATCGCGCCCATGGCGCAGATAGCGGCTAATGATAGCCAGAGTGTCAGCGGCATCGCGTTTTATTCCTGAGATCAAATGTCAGCCCATGGGGGCAAACTGCGAGTATACGCGAAGTGGAGCCTGCTCTTTGGCGAGCGGCTTAAATAACGCTGTTAGCATGGTACGCTGTTGGGTAAAATTTGCTCTTTGAGCTCTTTTCAAATTTCAAAATACCGCCCGCTCAATGCGCGAGGTATGGCTAACACAGGACGGCAACATGGGTAGGGCTTTTCAGAACCGTAAGGAATCCATGGCCAAAACGGCCGATGCGAAGACCAAGGTCTATAGCAAATACGGGCGCGAGATCTACGTTTGCGCTAAAGCCGGTGGCAGCGACCCAAATGGCAATCTAGCACTGCGTGGTTTAATGGAGAAGGCCAAGAAAGACCAGGTTCCTTCCCACGTTATTGATAAAGCGCTCGATAAAGCCAGCGGTGCAGGCGGCGAAGATTTCTCTACCGCCCGCTATGAAGGCTTCGGGCCTGGCAATGTCATGGTGATCGTTGACTGCCTAACCGACAACCCTAACCGCACCTTTGGCGACGTTCGCGGCTGCTTTACCAAAACCAAGAGCAAAATTGGCACCCCCGGCAGCGTGAGCCACATGTTCGACCACTGCGCTATTTTCTCGTTTAGCGGTAGCGATGAAGACGCCGTGCTGGAAGCGCTTATGGAAGCGGATGTGGATGTCACCGACATTGAGCAAGAAGCCGAGCGCATTACCGTCTTCGCTCCGCACACTGATTATGCCAAGGCCAAACAGGCGCTATTAGACGCTTTTGGTGAGATTGACTTTGAGGCTGACGAAATTCAATTTCTGCCGCAAACCACCACGCCGGTTGAAGGCGACGACGTGGCGCTGTTTGAAAAATTCTTAGGCATGTTGAACGAGCTGGATGACGTACAAAATGTCTTCCACAGTGGCGAACTCCCTGAGTCAGATGAAGCTTAAGCGTTAGTCAGTTAATACGTCGACTGCGCAGCGTTGCGGGCATCCAGGGCAGCATCAGGTGGTAACAGTGCTGACCGGACGCCCGCCGCACTTAGCACTGTTTTGCCACGCACGGTTAGGTCGGTAATAAACAGAAATTGCTGACGTGGGTCTACCGGGTAGGCGCGTATCCGATAGTGAGTCCCCCAGGGCTTCTCTTCGGCCACCACGATGATCGGCTGGTCGAATTTTAAGTAAGCGCTGGTGAGCGCTACATCGCGCAGCGCTTTGCGCACCCAGCCTGCCTCATGCTCAGGATGAAGATAAAAACTCGCCACGCACTGCAAACTAGTCCCGCCATTATTGGCATTATAGATGGCGTGATCCCATAGCTTTAAGTGCGGCACCGCGACTAAATCATCATCGGGCGTTTGAATCTCGACGGTGCGCAGCCCTACGTGCTTGACCTCTCCATA
This DNA window, taken from Vreelandella profundi, encodes the following:
- a CDS encoding arginine N-succinyltransferase — its product is MLVVRPVKATDLNALEQLAEHAVPKLTNLPANRERLEERIARSLDAFSGDAEFPENEHYTFVLADDSRDEVLGTATIRAQAGASEAYYTYRQETLIHASQQLNVRREVQTLALSHEVSDATLLCAFSLNPRYKGTSAESLLRRARLMFIAQYPERFSRILAVAFPGYLDTHSESPFWESVGRHFFARSFQDINHIAGVRSKSFIAEVMPQFPLYLPLLTPQARAAIGREHPAHEEALQEMLAEGFVRSRHVDIFDAGPIVKAERERLETFRSAAWHPVRIRPEHALPDAEPAMVANQKLGEFRCIVSRYALSPTGQLMLSPEHAKRLGVTEGRAVLAAPLTLPTAVDALDEGEM
- a CDS encoding aspartate aminotransferase family protein; its protein translation is MSTIPTRQDFDHYMTPNYAPQQIIPVRGEGSRLWDQQGREYIDFAGGIAVNSLGHCHPVLVNALKEQGEKLWHLSNIYTNEPALKLAKKLVERTFADKVYLCSSGGEANEAALKLARRYAVDHHGEKKDKIISFNQSFHGRTLFTVSVGGQPKYSQGFGPIPGGILHAEFNDLESVRALMGDDTCAVMVEPMQGEGGIIPASPEFLEGLRELCDQYNALLIFDEVQTGVGRCGTLYAYERYGVTPDILTSAKSLGGGFPVGAMLATDNVAKSLAFGTHGSTYGGNALGSAIALAAVEFIDTPDVLAGVQTRHDLFREHLETINRKYGVFKEIRGMGLLIGAQMSDAFEGRAKDILPLAIEEGLMALIAGPNVLRMAPSLVIPEADIAEGMARLERAIERLVTTA
- a CDS encoding GlxA family transcriptional regulator, whose protein sequence is MQPSPLTAQPNVVRRRVAFLLLPGFSLLAHASAIEPLQMANQLSGQMLYHTSTLSMDSQPVRSGAQLSLLAQHALSEVQGPIDLLLICAPTPLPYTLPAKLNEWLRAHQGRGVSLGGLAGGTEVLARCGLLEGYRATLPWQRFEAFAQAYPQVTLSQQLFEIDRDRLTCAGGTAAMDMMLTLIGQHHGARLAEQVSEQFVCDRIRLADERQHVPLRSRLGHAPQSLVDAVTLMEANIEEPLSTLELAEHLGISRRQLERLFKKYLQAVPSRYYLDLRLQEARKQLRESDRAIGDIAFATGFSSGAHFSTAYRNHFGMTPREERLT
- the fabV gene encoding enoyl-ACP reductase FabV, which translates into the protein MIIKPKVRGFICTTTHPVGCEKNVLEQIEATRARGLDKSAGPKKVLVIGASSGYGLAARITAAFGYGADTLGVFFEKPATDVKPGTAGWYNSAAFDKFAKQEGLYSNSINGDAFSHEAREKAIELIKQDMGEIDLVIYSLASPVRKMPDTGELKRSSLKPIGETYRATAIDTNKDAIIEAEVEPATQQEIDDTITVMGGEDWELWMSALDKAGVLAKGARSVAFSYIGTEITWPIYWHGALGKAKEDLDRAATAIDSHLKVSGGGANVAVLKSVVTQASAAIPVMPLYIAMVYRIMKEQGLHEGTIDQLNRLFGEQLYSEQGQRGEFATDEVGRLRLDDWELRDDVQQACQDLWPEVTTDNLFDITDYAGYKHEFLKLFGFERNDVDYDADVSPAVKFDVVSL
- a CDS encoding DUF7079 family protein, producing the protein MNAQQLVDERGDLWLALAPLWLDREPSERDYAHMLDVVQRYEMSLKELEWMFRLEMAPVMSRHQLSIASEWRQFNDRKLMQQLVNHNLRLKGWRRKSWALFSGLTTMMVRHRLNALMNRLAVVRGEQV
- a CDS encoding glutathione peroxidase, translated to MTIYDQDCYTHQGKPFNLRALRGQVLLVVNVASQCGFTPQLKELETFYQRYRDRGFTVLGFPCNQFGRQSPENAQAFCQFGEQQYGINFPLLEKVHVNGGRAHPLFVWLKHQAPGVLGTQMIKWNFTKFLIGRDGNVIARFGPRDHGRPLRLALEKALDESYP